One part of the Amphiura filiformis chromosome 5, Afil_fr2py, whole genome shotgun sequence genome encodes these proteins:
- the LOC140152728 gene encoding ultra-long-chain fatty acid omega-hydroxylase-like, with protein MTMVMLLVKLGQLIRRRMAFEKALAAFPVAPERHWLLGHLPKLTGNLKEKRWGMEAITVPYPKYCVLWAGPFLPIVLVYHHEAAKAILSTSEPKEDYIFDMIRPWLGDGLLLSYGKKWARNRRLLTPGFHFDVLRPYAKIFQGSANDLVSKWRRMYHDGEPLSREMFTDVSLLTLDSLLKCIFSVESNCQEEAETNQKHPYIRGVVELSQLIMARFRFLPHHIDLLYHLSYNGYKWRQANNLVHSYTRSVIQKRKDAIQHPEAIKDERKYVDFLDILLSAKDEDGSGLTDQEIQDEVDTFMFEGHDTTSSGLSWFLFNMAIRPEIQVKCQKEVDDYFRSKGKDQLDWDDLNNLPYLTMCLKESMRMNPPVPNIARRLTRDLTFPDGNVVPAGAFITTIIMGVHHSPLTWKEAELFIPERFSSENLKNMPPYSYVPFSAGPRNCIGQNFAMNEMKITLATLLHNFDFTLNPAVKVDIDDSVIQRAANGIHLFIKPRTLQD; from the exons ATGACAATGGTGATGCTTCTGGTTAAGCTAGGGCAGTTGATTCGACGAAGAATGGCATTTGAGAAGGCGTTGGCAGCTTTTCCTGTAGCTCCTGAGAGACATTGGCTATTGGGTCATCTTCCGAAG TTAACCGGGAACCTAAAGGAAAAGAGATGGGGTATGGAAGCTATAACCGTTCCATATCCAAAATACTGTGTATTGTGGGCTGGCCCTTTCTTGCCAATAGTTCTCGTCTACCATCACGAAGCGGCAAAGGCTATTTTATCTACTTCAG AACCAAAGGAAGACTACATCTTTGACATGATACGGCCGTGGTTAGGGGATGGTTTACTTCTTAGCTATGGAAAGAAATGGGCTCGTAATAGACGACTACTTACCCCAGGATTCCACTTCGATGTCCTTCGACCTTATGCAAAGATATTTCAAGGATCTGCTAATGATCTTGTG TCTAAATGGAGACGGATGTATCATGACGGGGAACCTCTATCGAGGGAGATGTTTACAGATGTCAGTTTGCTGACATTAGATAGTCTACTGAAGTGTATCTTCAGCGTGGAAAGTAACTGTCAAGAAGAAGCTGAAAC AAATCAGAAGCATCCGTATATCCGTGGTGTAGTGGAGTTATCACAGCTTATCATGGCACGGTTTCGTTTTCTGCCTCACCATATCGACCTCTTGTATCATTTGAGCTACAACGGTTACAAATGGAGGCAAGCCAACAACCTAGTGCATTCATATACCAGATCAGTCATCCAAAAACGAAAGGATGCTATCCAGCATCCAGAAGCAATCAAGGATGAAAGAAAATACGTGGATTTCCTCGACATTTTGCTAAGTGCTAAG GACGAAGATGGTTCAGGCCTTACGGATCAGGAAATCCAAGATGAAGTCGACACATTTATGTTTGAAGGTCATGATACAACTTCGAGTGGTTTATCATGGTTTCTGTTCAATATGGCGATAAGACCGGAAAtacaggtcaaatgtcaaaaggaAGTAGACGATTACTTCCGGAGTAAAGGAAAAGATCAGCTTGATTG GGATGATCTAAACAATCTTCCTTATTTGACTATGTGTCTCAAGGAAAGTATGCGTATGAATCCACCAGTTCCAAACATAGCACGAAGGCTAACACGAGATCTCACTTTCCCCGATGGCAATGTTGTCCCGGCTG GAGCTTTTATTACAACTATCATCATGGGAGTACATCATAGCCCGCTAACATGGAAAGAGGCAGAATTATTCATACCAGAAAGGTTTTCTTCTGAAAATCTAAAGAACATGCCACCTTATTCGTATGTGCCATTCTCAGCTGGACCAAG gaaCTGTATCGGACAAAATTTTGCCATGAATGAGATGAAAATCACCTTGGCAACTCTCTTACACAACTTTGACTTTACACTCAATCCAGCTGTGAAAGTAGATATAGACGACAGCGTTATTCAGAGAGCCGCCAATGGCATCCATCTCTTCATCAAGCCCAGAACATTGCAGGACTAA